Part of the Lolium rigidum isolate FL_2022 chromosome 6, APGP_CSIRO_Lrig_0.1, whole genome shotgun sequence genome, GCGCCGTCGTGCACCCTAGCGTCAACGTCTCCCAACTGCAGGCAGCGCATGCTTCTGGCTGCAGCGGCGAGGCATTCGAGATGGCTGCTGCTTCGGCGAGGCTGTGCAAGAGCCTGCAGGCGATCCGTAGTAATGgcgggatggcgccattggtgggatattCAGAGGAGCATGTGGCGTATGACCCTCCTCCTGTTCATCATCGTCTTCAAGGACCGTCCTCCATTCTCCACACCTACAAGGTGAGTACTAGTACCGTAGCGCCATCTCCCTCTCAACCTAGATTGATCGACATAAAGATGCAGAACTAATTCAGAGCTAGGATGTATGTAAAATGTGGAACCTACGAGGTAGAAAACTGTGGGACTGAATGTGAATTTTTGATACAACAGTGGTATAAGTACGTACGCAGGAACTAATAACTAGCTGGGGATCTAAACGAGCTAGCTGAAAAAGTTCTTTTGACCTTTTACTGCAAACTGGTGATCTAGCAGCTACTAGGAAGAAAATGTCTGTGGCTTAATTTCTCTGGTAGCTAATTAAGCTAGGCCCGGCAGCTGGTTGGTGCAATTGCAAGAGCTAGTACGTATGCATGCAGCCTTTTGGTCTGGGTGATGCAGCAGCTTTAGGATCGAGTGACATGCATCATGGGTCAACTTTTCTCGCCGGCCGAAAAAGTACTATAGCATATGACCCTCTTGCAGTTACATCCATCCATCTTAACTTGCTGCCCAGCAGGTGTTTAATTAGTTATAACAGTGATCTGCAACTAACTGTTCACAATTGTGTGCATGTCCTGATTCAATGTTCCAATCAATTAACTGTACTGCAATTGCAATGTAGCCAGTTTGCACCTGCATTCCTAGGTGCTTGAAAATTTATACTTTGCCTAGCATGCAAATTCCTAAAAGACTAGATAACTGAGTATTATAATTGAGCAAGTTAAAAATTGCTATTAATTGGAAATTATATGTATGTTGCTGGTTCCATGTAGATGGGTGTGCCTGCTGCTTTCTTGAGCGCAAATGGGAATGTACTGCAAGCTGGGAGATCAGGAGGCCATGGTCACGACGACGAGCAGCAACTGCAAGTGGTAGCAGTATCTTCCAAGAAGAAGCCTCGGCTGCTGCAGTCACGCCCCACCAGCAACAACAATATCATCCCTTCTTTCAAAGTAATCAAACCTAGCTCTAGTTAACTAATTGATCATTTCTATCTGCATTATTGTAAATTTTCTAGCTACTACTACTCCCAAGAGAATGTCTTGTTTTGTCTTGGCACATCTACTTACCCTCTCTATGTGTGTTTACTGTAAAAACTTCACAACTTCTCTTGTGTTTATCTCTGCTTGCTGCTTAATTAACGCGTAGCTGAATGCATGTGTGTGCTGTACTTTTTATTAGGTAAGGAAAGAGAAGCTAGGGGATAGAATTGCTGCTCTTCAGCAACTCGTCTCACCCTTTGGCAAGGTATGTAACAAGCTAGCTTGCTTAATTACAATCCACCTACAATATCTTGGCTCTGTTTGCTATTACCGAACTGTGTTGCGCTAAAAATATATAATTAGAAAATAGCCACGGAAATAAAGAAAATGTTAGCTATGCCAATGATAAATTAGACATAAACAGGTTAGACAAACAGAAATACCACGATTCACCAGCATTATGTTTGAACCCTCACCAAAAGGCATGCACAAATGTTCAGTAAAACCCAACATGTATGTGTCATATCATGATTTAGTCTTTTTCATACCTAATTTTTTTATAATGAAAATGGTATGAATTATGAAACATATCATCGACCGGTATTGCCTCAAGGAATGTTTAATAAATAGGGTAATATATCCTATATATCTACTCATCCTCTTGTGGTGCACTCACGGCTTTCGGCTGGACAGTTGGGCACCTAATCATCAATTAGATCAAATTCGATAAATATTTATTTACAATTTACACATTAATTAACTGCTCCTGTTCTCTCACATGTGTATCTTCCTAACCGTGTGCAGACTGATACCGCATCAGTACTCATGGAGGCTATCGGTTACATTAAATTTCTTCAAGATCAGGTCGAGGTAATGCTAATTATTCCTAGTCAGTGGAGTGATGGTATTAATGCTGATACATACCTTAGCATATAGTACTCATCCTGACCATCATTTTACTAAATTCATTGAACGCAGACTTTAAGCGGACCATACATGAGATCATCAAAACATAAGAAAGCCAGGACAACACAACAACGGGTACATACACATATACTTTAAGCACTTAATTTTATTTTCTCTCTATTTGTACGAAGAGGAATTGGAGTCTATTATtgcctccgttccaaaatataagacTTTTTAGAAAAGGGCTTATATTtcggaacggaggtagtaataaTCATTTAACATAATTTGTTTTATTGGACTGACCTTACATACATATGTGTGTTGGTTCGTGTCAACAGTGCCCATCAAACACCGGAGACCAGAAGGAGGAAGCAAAGGTTGATCTTCGGAGTAGAGGACTGTGCTTGGTGCCTCTCTCATGCACCTCTTACGTCACCAATGAGAATGGAGTCTGGGCCCCACCTAATTTTAGGGAAAACTAGTTAGAGTCAGCTGCAATTAATAGATCAGTCCAGCACACAAGTGTACTACTCAGAAACAAACATTAATTGATTAATTGCAGATTTCCTGAGGAAAAAAAGTGCTCTCTCCCTCACTGGGACTGAAATGGACAGTACATATTTTCTTTGCTTTCGCCATTTCGAGCAAATCTCTATAGCTAATCATGTGAATTCtctcaaacaaaaaaaagaaaaaaaacatatcTATCAATGTGAAACTATTTCATAGTCAAGTGAATTCATCAAGAAGTCAGAAGGGGAGCATGCCATGATCTGGTTATTCTGAATTTGTTTTTACTTAGGAAAGTGACCGCACATATGGCTTGTTCTGAAGCACTGTTCCTATCATGGATTCAAAGACTAAGCAGGAACACAAAAAAGCAGGGGTGAGCAGTTAACTGTCAGCTTTAGGCCTATAGCTTACCTGAGCATTGGCAGTGTGGAAGTGGACAGCCACCAACAAGACATGATGAGCTCCTACAATATGTGGCCACTCCTTGATTGATCTGTAAATCCAGCAGAAAATATGTGCATGATTAATAACTTTCAACCTATAGATGGATGTTAAAAATAGACAGGAATAAAAGGCATTGCTTCAGTTATTGTTTTTTTGCCATGTGAAACCTCAATATATTCCGAACTCTGTATCAAGGTCCGAAGACAACTTTCTAAATATAGTATATATATGTTCATGTATTGGTAACAAGAATAGTAACATAATACTAATTCAGAATAGATGCATGCAAATGACTATCTGAAATTGAAACAACCGAATATTAAGAATGTATCATCAGGTTCTT contains:
- the LOC124664138 gene encoding transcription factor bHLH110-like, producing MMASSSSSSSSDLSVDHHLLQDDLPWPPSSTLLPPLAPALVHHAHQWIHPLMLEQLSSDELEALLSAQGHLHNHSQHQHQQLLAAPLTTIPHHQLSSLLMMQELGFQWSSSYGGTVTEPATTPSQDSVVKEEVSRIAYDETMVVDGAVVHPSVNVSQLQAAHASGCSGEAFEMAAASARLCKSLQAIRSNGGMAPLVGYSEEHVAYDPPPVHHRLQGPSSILHTYKMGVPAAFLSANGNVLQAGRSGGHGHDDEQQLQVVAVSSKKKPRLLQSRPTSNNNIIPSFKVRKEKLGDRIAALQQLVSPFGKTDTASVLMEAIGYIKFLQDQVETLSGPYMRSSKHKKARTTQQRCPSNTGDQKEEAKVDLRSRGLCLVPLSCTSYVTNENGVWAPPNFREN